The Pseudoalteromonas sp. GCY genome includes the window AGAATGACAACGCTACTTATCAGCTTTTTGATTAATTTTTAAATTTGGTATTGATTTTATATAAATTATAAAATATGTATGATGTGTTCCTTAAAGTTCCTCGTGATGATACTCTTTTTTATAAATTAAAGTCAACTTTTGATACTGACAGAGTCTTCTTCTGGTTCAAGATTTTAGTCGTGAAAAACAATAGTAAGTGTTCACTTATTTTGTTTCGACCGAGCACTTTCTGTAGACATGAAGGTTTGATAAATTCTAGTTAGGCCGGAAAGGGAAGATGATAGATGGTTAGTAAGTGTGTACTCACTTTGCAATAATCATCATTTGGGATCCTTTAAAGGGATTGGCTAAATTATAGAGTAGAACACTGAGTTTAATTTTGCACTTTCAAAGAGAACAACCGTACCACTTCTTTTTCTTGGCTATGAATTCTTCGAGTAACATTCGCACTTTTGCAGTCGTACCTGACTAAAACCACGAAGACGGTTATAGTACAAGTTTCTTTTTCTACATGCATATGTTCAGTTCGGAGTTGCAACGCAAGTACTAACTTTATAATAACTAAACCAGCTACTTCAGTGATTGTTTACTGTTATTCAAACTTCACCGGAATAAATACTAATGTCAATGCCGTACTCGATTTGTAGTGAAGTTAAAATAACGGACAAACACGAGTAGATAGAAGACACATCTCCTGTGCTTTGATTATTTACCTGAATTCATGGTCTGATCGTCAAAGAGCAAAGTAGACAGAGATCTTTTCAAGCGTCTGAACAGCTTGGTTGAGAACGAGTCAAGCTAGATGTGCTAACTGTTCATGGGAAAATATTTCTGAAATTAACTGTCCCGAAACTAGTGAGGTTTTTGGAAAAGAAAATAGCATTAAGCTATTAAGCGACTTATACCTAATTATTTTAGGCAAAGTGACTATCCCTTAGTACTGTAAGAATAAAAAAGTCGTTGTGTTAGACATAAAGAAAAGAGTGAGGGTCAAGAGCAAACTCAGTAGTACTCTTGTTATCAATACCACCTTCTTGCCAGTAGAATACTTTACTTTATTTATCTGGTTAAGAGATAAGCACTGTGTTACTAGGTTGCTCGGCGAGATCTCGCCGTTTCAATAAGATAGTTTAATCAAGAAAATTTATTTTATTTAAATAACCCAGTGCATTGAAGAAAAATCCTTTCAGTATTGAGCTCTCATTGGAGGAGAGGCCTGTTGGAAGTATCTAAACGCGTTATTACTTCCAAAAACTATATACCATATGTGATTAGTACTCATAGCTATCACTATATGACTCATTTTTCTCTCGCTTCCTTATTACTCATGAAATGCGACTATTAACTAGTCTGAACTTAAAAAACCATTAATTTAACATAATAACGGGGCTAAAATCAGTGTGTCATCTTTGTATATAAATGCTTTGTCAGACGATTTGCTGAAGCTGTAGGGTGGGATCCCGCTTGCTCACAAATTCTTGAATTGACTTCCATTCGTCCGCGCAACTAATCAAGGTACTCAAAGTGAAAAACAAGACGCCGACAAGATTATCTTTGATATTGGTATAGGTTCTTCAATTCACTCTAAAATGAGTGATGGTACTCATTATAGCGACTTAAAGACTAGATTATAAAAGTCCGATACTCGTCAACTTTAAGTCCCGTTTTGTGCTCGCAGGAAAGATGTATTAAAAACCATCATATCTTAAGTAGGACGGTACTGTGGTTAATTTTTAAAATAGTTTAGCGAATGTATCAAATTAGTAAACACTAATATGTATGATGTGTTCTTGTTTAAAAACAAACTGAAGTTTTTCCTTGATGAATAAAGGGGCTTGGGGTACTGTTCAATGGTGGTAACACATATTGGAATGAGGAAAATACAATGGCTAATTGGAGCCCAAATAGCTGGAGAGATAAACCTATCTTGCAGCAACCTGAATACCCAAATTCAGAGAAGTTAAAATCAGTTGAAAAAGAATTAAATTCAGCACCACCGCTCGTTTTTGCAGAAGAGACTAGAAGCTTGTATAAAAGCCTTGCAGATGTCTGCGAAGGTAAAGCGTTTATATTGCAAGGCGGTGATTGCGCAGAATCGTTTTCAGATTTTAGTGCCGCTAATATTCGGGATACGTTCAAGACACTTTTGCAAATGGCTGTCGTTTTAACATATGGCGGGAAGTGCCCAGTCGTTAAAATTGCAAGAATGGCAGGGCAGTATGCTAAGCCCCGTTCTTCAGATTTTGAGACTATTGATGGTGTTTCTTTACCGTCATATCGTGGCGATATCGTTAATAGCTTTGAGTTTACGGAAGAAGCACGTATCCCTGATCCTGATAGATTGATGAAAGCGTATCACCAGTCTGCAGCAACACTTAATCTACTCCGCGCGTTTGCGCAGGGTGGTCTTGCAGATCTGCATCAGGTAAATCGCTGGAATATGAGTTTCGTAGCTGCAAATCCGTTAAAAGACAAGTTTCAACAACTCGCAGAGCGTATTCAAGAAGCACTTGAGTTTATGGAAGTTTGTGGCATCGATTCAACAGTAGCACCAAGCCTGAAGGAAACTCCGCTTTATACCTCACACGAAGCGCTATTGTTAGGTTATGAAGAAGCGTTAACGAGACGAGATCACTTATCGGGGGACTGGTACGATTGTTCTGCTCACTTTGTTTGGATTGGTGAACGTACGCGTCAATTAGATCACGCACATATCGAGTTTTTCCGTGGTATTAAAAACCCAATTGGCGTAAAGGTTGGCCCAGGGATGCAAGAAGATGAGTTAATTAAACTTGTCGATGCGCTTAACCCTGATAATATTCCTGGCCGTCTAACACTTATCACACGCATGGGTGCAGATGTGCTGCCGGAAAAACTGCCTAAATTAGTTCATAGAATTCAAGAAGAAGGCCGCAAAGTTATTTGGACTTCAGATCCGATGCACGGAAACACTGAGAAGGCGACTACTGGATATAAAACACGTAGCTTTAACAATATCCTAAGAGAAATCAGTCAGTTCTTCGCAGTTCATAAAGCTGAGGGTAGCTATCCTGGCGGTGTGCACTTAGAAATGACAGGGCAACACGTCACTGAGTGTGTTGGTGGTGCCTATGGTCTATCAGACGAAGACTTATCTCAGCGTTACCGCACCCAGTGTGATCCGCGTCTAAACGCAGACCAAGTTCTAGAGCTAGGCTTTTTAGTTGCTGATCTACTAAAAGATGCTCGCAAAACAGTATAAATAACAAACAAAGGGCCGCTTTGCGGCCTTTTTAGTATTTATGGCGCTTTAGCCCAGTCTCAGAAATAATCTTTGCTGATATTTCTTCAACAGAATAACGTGTACTGTTCAAGTAAGGCGTTTTATTCTTTTTAAATAGCATCTCAACTTCTTTAACTTCTATACGGCATTGTCTGATTGATGCATACTTGGAGTTTGCCATTCTCCCTTGCCTAATTGCGGCTAGTCTTTCAGGATCTATGGTTAAACCAAAGAGTTTACCTTTATATTTATCCAAACACTTGGGCAGTTTTCCACTTTCTAAATCATCTTCTGTCATTGGATAATTCGCGGCTTTTATCCCATATTGCAACGCTAAATATAAGCTAGTAGGTGTTTTACCACTGCGACTGACACCAACCAATATTATGTCTGCTTCATCATAATCCTTAATGTTTGCCCCGTCATCATTAGCAAGGGCGTAGTTAACTGCATCTATTCTAAAATCATACGAGGATTCGTGGATGCTATGCGTTCGGTGCATTTTTGGCACCGGCTGAACTTTTAGCTCTCTTTTTACTATTTCGCTCGCATAAGATAAAAAGTCGTAACAAACCCCTTGCGACGATAAAATAATATCGGACAATTCTGGATTAACGAATGTAAAAAACACCAACGGTTTCTCACCTGAAGTCTCAGCAACAGAGTCGATTAGTTTTTTGATTTCATTTGCTTTTTTTACTGTTTCTACAAATGGTATCGTTTGATGATTGAATTCTACAGGGAACATTGAAAGCGTCGCGTGACCAAACACTTCAGAGGTGATTGCGGTACCATCGGAAATATAAAATGCTGTTCTCATTTTGCTATTATTCATTCAGAAATTGTTGAAAATAAGCCATCGCGGTTTACGAAGACTGCCTTACCGTTGTAGAATGCCCTTGACCAAGTGGAAAGGTCAATTAATCTCTCACATTTAATACAATTTGTTTTGGAGACAGTTCCGTGCAAGACTACGTTCTCTGGTATCAAGAGTTGGGTATGCAAGATGTACCTCGAGTTGGTGGTAAAAACGCTTCTCTAGGTGAAATGATATCTAACCTTGCTAACGCTGGTGTACAAGTACCTGGTGGATTCGCAACAACTGCTGATGCGTTTAATGAATTTCTTGAGCAATCAGGCCTCAATGAAAAAATCCACTCAATCCTAGATACTCTCGATGTTGACGATGTCAACGAATTAGCCAAAGTCGGCGCCCAGATTAGACAATGGGTTATCGATACACCATTCCAACCAGAATTAGATAAAGCAATCCGTGAGGCGTATAGCCAGTTACACGGTGACGCAAGCCAAGATGTCTCCTTTGCTGTTCGTTCATCAGCAACAGCAGAAGATATGCCAGACGCCTCCTTCGCTGGCCAACAAGAAACTTTCCTAAATGTTCGTGGCATTGATGCCGTAATGGTCGCTATCAAGCATGTTTTTGCTTCGCTATTCAATGACCGTGCAATTTCTTATCGTGTACACCAAGGCTATGATCACAGAGGCGTGGCGCTTTCTGCTGGTATTCAGCGTATGGTGCGTTCGGACAAAGCGTCATCTGGTGTTATGTTCTCAATCGATACCGAATCAGGCTTCGAAGACGTTGTCTTCGTTACTTCTAGCTATGGTTTGGGCGAGATGGTAGTTCAGGGCGCAGTAAACCCAGATGAATTTTATGTTCATAAGCAAACACTTGCAAAAGCAAAACCTGCTGTTCTTAAGAGAAATATTGGCTCAAAAGCAATCCAAATGATTTACTCAAGTGACGAGTCTCACGGTAAACAAGTTGAGATTGTTGATGTAGACTCAGCACTATCTAACCAATTCTCGATTACAGACGCTGAAGTAGAAGAGTTAGCAAAACAAGCTGTTATTATCGAAAAGCACTACGGTCGTCCAATGGATATCGAATGGGCAAAAGATGGTAATGACGGCAAGCTTTATATCGTTCAAGCCCGTCCAGAAACCGTTCGTTCAAATGAAGATGCGAACGTAATGGAACGCTTCCAGCTAAAATCAAAGTCTGAAGTTATTGTTGAAGGTCGTGCTATCGGTCATAAGATTGGCTCAGGCGTAGTTAAAGTCCTGTCTTCAATTGATCAAATGGACTCGGTAAAGCAAGGCGATGTACTTGTTACTGATATGACGGATCCTGATTGGGAACCTATCATGAAGCGTGCCTCTGCTATCGTAACGAATCGTGGTGGACGTACTTGTCACGCTGCAATCATTGCGCGTGAGCTGGGGATCCCAGCCGTGGTTGGATGTGGTAATGCAACCGATTTGATCACCAATGGCGACACGGTAACAGTTTCATGTGCTGAAGGCGATACAGGTTATATCTATAAAGGTGAACTTGAATTCGATGTTATTTCTTCTCGCATCGATTCAATGCCAGCTATTCCGATGAAGATAATGATGAACGTAGGTAACCCAGATCGCGCGTTTGATTTTGCGAAGTTACCACATGCAGGTATCGGTCTTGCGCGTCTTGAATTTATCATCAACCGTATGATTGGTATTCACCCTAAAGCACTACTTCATTTTGATAAGCAAGATGCAGAGCTACAGGCTGAAATTAAAGAGCTAATCGCGGGATATGAATCACCAGTAGAGTTCTATATCAGCAAGTTAGTTGAAGGTATTTCTACGCTAGGTGCAGCATTTGCTCCAGAGCGTGTAATCGTTCGTATGTCTGACTTTAAGTCAAACGAGTATGCAAACTTGGTTGGCGGCCAGCAGTATGAGCCGGAAGAAGAAAACCCAATGATAGGTTTCCGCGGCGCATCTCGTTACATTTCTGAAGACTTTAGAGAGTGCTTTGCATTAGAGTGTGAAGCCATTAAACGTGTTCGTAACGAGATGGATCTAACCAACGTTGAAATTATGATCCCATTCGTTCGTACCCTAGAAGAAGCTGCTCAAGTTATTGAAATTCTTGAAGCTCATGGTCTAAAGCGCGGTGAGAATGGTCTAAAAGTCATCATGATGTGTGAACTTCCATCAAACTGCCTGCTTGCGGAAGAGTTTTTAGAGTATTTCGACGGCTTCTCGATTGGTTCAAATGACCTTACCCAGTTAACGCTTGGTCTAGACCGCGATTCTGGTCTTATTGCGCATCTGTTTGATGAGCGAAATCCAGCTATCAAAAAACTGCTTTCAATGGCAATTCAAACAGCTAAAGCAAAAGGAAAATATGTAGGTATTTGTGGTCAG containing:
- the ppsR gene encoding posphoenolpyruvate synthetase regulatory kinase/phosphorylase PpsR → MRTAFYISDGTAITSEVFGHATLSMFPVEFNHQTIPFVETVKKANEIKKLIDSVAETSGEKPLVFFTFVNPELSDIILSSQGVCYDFLSYASEIVKRELKVQPVPKMHRTHSIHESSYDFRIDAVNYALANDDGANIKDYDEADIILVGVSRSGKTPTSLYLALQYGIKAANYPMTEDDLESGKLPKCLDKYKGKLFGLTIDPERLAAIRQGRMANSKYASIRQCRIEVKEVEMLFKKNKTPYLNSTRYSVEEISAKIISETGLKRHKY
- a CDS encoding class II 3-deoxy-7-phosphoheptulonate synthase, whose protein sequence is MANWSPNSWRDKPILQQPEYPNSEKLKSVEKELNSAPPLVFAEETRSLYKSLADVCEGKAFILQGGDCAESFSDFSAANIRDTFKTLLQMAVVLTYGGKCPVVKIARMAGQYAKPRSSDFETIDGVSLPSYRGDIVNSFEFTEEARIPDPDRLMKAYHQSAATLNLLRAFAQGGLADLHQVNRWNMSFVAANPLKDKFQQLAERIQEALEFMEVCGIDSTVAPSLKETPLYTSHEALLLGYEEALTRRDHLSGDWYDCSAHFVWIGERTRQLDHAHIEFFRGIKNPIGVKVGPGMQEDELIKLVDALNPDNIPGRLTLITRMGADVLPEKLPKLVHRIQEEGRKVIWTSDPMHGNTEKATTGYKTRSFNNILREISQFFAVHKAEGSYPGGVHLEMTGQHVTECVGGAYGLSDEDLSQRYRTQCDPRLNADQVLELGFLVADLLKDARKTV
- the ppsA gene encoding phosphoenolpyruvate synthase, whose translation is MQDYVLWYQELGMQDVPRVGGKNASLGEMISNLANAGVQVPGGFATTADAFNEFLEQSGLNEKIHSILDTLDVDDVNELAKVGAQIRQWVIDTPFQPELDKAIREAYSQLHGDASQDVSFAVRSSATAEDMPDASFAGQQETFLNVRGIDAVMVAIKHVFASLFNDRAISYRVHQGYDHRGVALSAGIQRMVRSDKASSGVMFSIDTESGFEDVVFVTSSYGLGEMVVQGAVNPDEFYVHKQTLAKAKPAVLKRNIGSKAIQMIYSSDESHGKQVEIVDVDSALSNQFSITDAEVEELAKQAVIIEKHYGRPMDIEWAKDGNDGKLYIVQARPETVRSNEDANVMERFQLKSKSEVIVEGRAIGHKIGSGVVKVLSSIDQMDSVKQGDVLVTDMTDPDWEPIMKRASAIVTNRGGRTCHAAIIARELGIPAVVGCGNATDLITNGDTVTVSCAEGDTGYIYKGELEFDVISSRIDSMPAIPMKIMMNVGNPDRAFDFAKLPHAGIGLARLEFIINRMIGIHPKALLHFDKQDAELQAEIKELIAGYESPVEFYISKLVEGISTLGAAFAPERVIVRMSDFKSNEYANLVGGQQYEPEEENPMIGFRGASRYISEDFRECFALECEAIKRVRNEMDLTNVEIMIPFVRTLEEAAQVIEILEAHGLKRGENGLKVIMMCELPSNCLLAEEFLEYFDGFSIGSNDLTQLTLGLDRDSGLIAHLFDERNPAIKKLLSMAIQTAKAKGKYVGICGQGPSDHEDFAAWLVEEGIDSVSLNPDTVLETWLYLAEKFTK